The DNA segment TGAGAGAGAACCTGCCCCTTTCAGAGTAAGTTGGAGGACTGATGAATTAGCTCAGAGTCTGCATGCTGAGTTTAGTTTTCAGACCCAaatttaaccactgaaccagtAAAAGTACTTACCTAGCACCTGTTAGATTTAGGAGTATTctaggaattttcttttttttttttttaagatttatttatttgttatatacatgtagctgtcttcagacacaccagaagagggcattggatcccattacagatggttgtgagccaccatgtggttgctgggatttgaactcaggacctctggaagagcagtcagtgctcttaaccgctgagctatctctccagcccctctaggAATTTTCTACATACATTTTTCATTTAGTTGAAATGAGGTTGCCCTTGTGGGGATAGGTATTTTGTTCTCATTGTTTAGAACTGGGTAGGTGACAGGTTACACAGCTTCAGGTGAAAGGGGGAATCTGAACAGGGTGAATTTGGAAGCTGACTTGTTTGGAATGGATGCAGATACAATTGTTGATCTGTTTGTATGGACACTGAAGAGTTCAGATACTTAGTCTGATCCATTCACTGAAAGCTGATTTTAATACTGTACTGTATGCAGACATTTGTTATCTTGACTGAACTTCAATATAAGGTTTGTGGAAACAGGGCTTTGAAGGAGGactcattttgtttgtttaaaaatattctccTAAAGTTAGAAATTCCCATTCTAAGGATGGATTCCTTGATCCTGGTTGGTTTGATTATATTCTGGTAACAGTTGAATCTGGTtgtttttgagtacatattccaAACTCTAAGACACTTTTtcttaatgaaaaatatatatctaaatccataaaaattgtgttggaactggAGATGGATGAGatagatggcttagtgattaagagtactgctctggcagaggacctgaattcagttcccagccctcacatggcagctcacaactgcagtccctcttctgacctccttcaGAATctcctttatacacacacacacacacacacacacacacacacacacacacacacacacaataattaaaaGTACAACTTAAACTTTGAAAAGATGGTTAATTTCCTTTTAAGGCAAGATTTGGGGGAACAACCAGGAATTATGATTTTACCTTATGGATAGAGATGTAATTAGCCATTTCCCCTAAAATCCTAACTCTTCTGTATGACAGCTTAACTGTTTTCACTTGACTTCTACTTCCTCTTTATGGGGAAACCACTACTAAGAGGTACTGTGAGAAAAACTGCTGGGGAAGGGGTTTCTAGATCCCAAAATAAGTATAAGAGATACCACAGTATTAGCATAAGAGTCATATTATTAGTTTTTATAATTCTGAAGCTTCATTTTGATTACAGTTTGAAAGAGCAGCTAAAGAGAAGTGTCTATACATGGGAGGAGAGCGCAAACATACATAGAGACCTTGAAGGTGAATCTTCTAAGGCAGGGAAGAAGCAGAGACTTATATCCATTGAATCAAAATGCAAGAACATACCATATCCAAGGTCAGAGCAAGAAGACATTTTGTCTTGTTCCTTGGGTTTGCAACTTTGTTCTCTCCTTAgtttacacacatatgtaaacatatgCTTCCTGAAACATCAAATGAGCCTGACAGACACAGGGGATGTGTAGCAATTCAGCTGAAGGATATCAGAAACTCAttttctgtccctcctgtcttaggctgaCCAGTTCTCTGGTGGTTACTGCTACTGATCCATCCAAACTGCTGGACTTCTTCATACCCAAGGTCTTCAGGCAGTATCTAATGGGAAGTCAACTTAAAGGAACCAGACCATCATTTCCCAGCCTGCCCTTTTATTCTGGTGACTGATGGAAGAGTGGGAGGGAACTATAATTGTTTAATGGTTGGAAAAACATCAAATTACCATACCTCTTCAGTTTCTATTCCCATAGAATTTTGTAACTATTctatttggatatatatatggaagttgaagaTGTCTTTCATTAGAACTGTCTGGAGAGGATAAGAGTCAGTTTGAAATACAGTCTTGAAATAATGTGCccatctgagttttttttttaaacattttataaaaataccaTAGATGGAGCCTGCCTCCTCATTTCCCCACCACAGATTTCTTGGACTAGATACATGTTTAATAATAGCTTGTCTCTGATATTCACAGTAGCTACCTCTATGTGAGGAAAGGATAGAAAACATTCAAGACATCATACGGGCTTACGATCTACAGATTCCAACCAGTAGCAGTGGCTGACTCCTACATAGAAGACTGGGAACTACAAACAGGCTGGGGTCACCTCAGTGACATCTGACGCTGTCCAACCAGAAGTCTGACTTGTGTGTTGCAGGAATTGAAGAATGTACTAAAAGACTAAAATATTTCGTCTCTATactttctcatttgtttttattgtttttaattctggCGGGAGAGGGGTTCAAATTCAAATAGAATTTCCTATAATCTGGAAGGATGGGGAAGCACGGTTCCGTCACCCAAGAATAACCCAGTAATGACATCTGAACGCGTGGGAAGTGTTTCCCTCTACACTAAGAGGATCTAAGGCTGTACCCTAGTGGAATTCCCTGCTCAAATTGGAAGACCACGCAAAGGAAGATGGAGATATCATAGCAAGAGCACTGAGGGCTTAGCTGGTCAGGAATGAAAATACCCGAGGGTAGGGGACATTAGAAGCCAGCATCCCCCAGTTAGTAGGTTGAAGCTGTGCTGTGCTTGACCGACTGAAGAGCCAGGTGACCAACTGGAGCTCTGACTGCCGCTGGAGATATGAGAGGGACGCGACGCCGCTGGGCACCGAGTCAGAGTCACGAGAGGCAGCCCAGCTGTGCCCAGCGGGCCAGCGCCAGACCCTGGcgtcctccatcttctctcctgAGCTCCCCCTGCTCCAGCTGCCTGAGCCACGGACCGCAGCATCACACACCCCCGCGGGGGGGGACGCCGCGCCCCATCCCCGCCCCcggccccaccccagcccccgCGCGGGCGCCCTGACCCCACCGCCCGCGGGCACTGGCTGAGCTCCGAGGCGGCGCGCCGGCGGCGGGGACGCCCGGAGGGGGTCGGAGCGGCTGGGGGCGGCGGCGGCCGGGCCGGGGCTCCCCCCCCGCCCGCGCTCGCCGCCGCGGTGGTGCGTCCCGGAGGTTACCGGAAGTGGCCGCGCTCGGCGCTGCCATGTTGAGGagccgccgctgccgctgccgccgccgccgccgccgccgctttGTTGTCGCCTCCTCCGGCTGAGGAGGCTCCCCGAgcggggggagtggggaggaggggggtCGGCCGCCGCAGCCATGGAGGCCAACTGGACCGCGTTCCTGTTCCAGGTACTGGGGGCCCCGGGGGGGCCGGGGGGCCAGGGGGGCCGGGCCGGGCTCGGGCGGGCGCTCCTCCCCTCCCGGCTCCGCTCTCCGGCCGGGCCTTAATCCCCCTTTGTTTTTCCGCCCGCCCGCTCCGGCGGAGCCCGGCCGCTGAGGTGAAAGGAGGCGGCCTCGCAGGGTGCGGGGGAGAAGCAGGCCTCGGGGTGAACCCGGGCCCCCccaagcacacacgcacacacacacccttccctcCCGCcctgaaggggaagggaggaggccGGCCGCTGTCACCACCGGGCGGCCCAGAGAAAAGAGGGCGCCGGGCCGCTGGGTAGCGCGGGCCGCTCGGCCACTGCGCGCCGGACCGGGGCCGCGCGGCGCTGCGAGGGGGTCCCCGGGTCCCGCTCCAAGTCCCCATCCATCTTTCGCTCGCGCTTTCGCGTCAcctctctttttgtgtgtgtgcttgtgtgttgaCTTTCTGACCCTCCTCCCACATCCCGCGAATAGCGGGTATCTCTGGCTTCTCCGCCACTCCCCCTTCTCGCCGCCCCCTCGGGTGTACCCGACGGGGGGTGTTGCGAGCGTGGTTCCCGTCTGTAAACTTTTCTCGGTCCCTAACCCAAGTCCTAAGCGATCCCTGGCAGCTGGTCCCCTCGCCTCTGTCCAGCTCCTGCGGTCCCATTGAGCTTGGGGAATCCCCGGACCGGCGGGCCGGGCGGGGGCGGGGAGCGGCGGGGGCCGGGACTCCTGCAGGCCCGACCTTTCCCGGAGCGCGTCTTGCTAGTCTCGCTCCGCGGCCCGCTCGAATGTTCGCTCCGGCCCAGTGGGCGACGGGAAGCGGAGAGGGAGCGCAAAGTCCGCTTACAAAGCCCCCAGCTGAGTCACtcgtggagtgtgtgtgtgtgtgggggggggggtcttcgcgtctttttcttcttttttcctttttgccagAAACTTCAAAGCTAGTGTAGCGGATGCTTCAGCCATACCCTTcccctgttcttctgccactttAATGCGGGACCCCTgtttggaactttttttttttggctgcttCCTTTCTGTTTGCAAATGCATTGATGTGCAGTAGAGATGAGCACACGCAGAAACTTCAGAACTGAAGGTTAGAAAGCTAGTCGTTTTTTTAAATGtgtccttcccacctccctctttTGAGTTATTTTCCTAAATACTTCTCGCAATTCCAAACGCATAGTTTGGGCGCTTGAGACCTTTGGAAATGCAGAACCTTCAAAAGATTATACTCTCAGCATCTGGTCCCATCCCGGTGGAGTTAATATAGGGAATTGGAGGATTCAAAATTACCCATTGTGTAATCTGGCTTGTCCTATTAAGACATATTTCAGATGTGGGCATTTTATTTTAAGTAATTGTTGAAGTAAATGGACTTACTAAAATTGGAAATTTTTAAGATTTTGCAACTTCTGAACGTCCCACTTTATCATCCTGATCTAGTGTTGGTTTTATTGTGCTTTGATGAGCTTGTTATAAGTGATGGTCAACTTAAGAATGCATTGGCAAAGAAATACAGAACTAGCTGGCCTGAGAGTTGGTGCAAAGAGAAGCTTACAAATGATCATTTTACAGTAGAAGACTGAGGGACTTTAGGTGTAGTTTAAACAATATTAGAATGAGTATCTGTAAACTTGGAGGCTGAACAAAACAAGTCCTTTATGTAAAGGAGAAACCCATAATTCATCTTGGGGAAGTTAGTTGAAAGATCCTACAAAATACTTTTAAACACTATTTAAACTATTCCCTTCCCGGATAAAGCTAATGCCAAcctattaatttttttccatgaGGAAATGTGAAAGCTCATATTTAATCCCGGACATGCAGTGTGTGCTGTGAAAATCATTGCAAAAGCTGTAATTTAGAGCTGAGGACAGTGAGTAAAGAAAGCCCTTCCTATGGAAAGGTAGCAAAGACAGGCAGTTCTAGTTCTCAGTGACCCCCCTCCCCACACCGGGGAAATGCAGAGTTAAACTCCGTGTCTCAGAGCATCATGTTGAATTTATATCTTTAAGCAAGTTTTAATAACCTGCCTGCTTACCAGATAACATGGTGGGAAGTAAAAGTGTAGCTCTTAAAATGTTTGATGGATGATTTGTACGGGACATTCGGGAGATGACTCACTGATGCTAATTTGTTTCAGTACAAAATTTTTTACCCTCTGGCAACGGAGATTTCATGGTTCCACATCCTACCACCCTGGGTGATGAAATaatatttctggttttgttgttgttgttgttctttggttggctggttttgttttgtttgtttgtttattttgccaGTCCCAGAGAAAGGAAAGCTTGAGCAGAGGGAGAGCTGTGCACTGGAGTTAGAAGATGAAATTTAAACTTTGATGTGACGATGCTAGTCAGATAAAAGCTTACTAAGAACTTGTATTTGAGAAATAAATCACTGAAATGCAGACCTCGGTTGTTATCTAACTCTCCCTCAGAGAACACTGAGGAAAATTGGCTTTCTTAGCCAGTGGAGAAGTGTCGGCTCCTAGCAGTCTGCAGAGACCGATTCTTCTGGTGGTTCTATAGCATTTTACTCAAGACACAGGGACCTGGTGTGGCTCTTGTGAGCAAGCATCAAGACGCTGTAGACCAACTTGTACTGCACAAACATCTGAATTGGTGAATGACAGGGGTTTTAGTAGTCCATCCTGCTAATGGTAGTTTAGAATTGAAAAATAGCTCGAATGTTATAAGTTTGAACTTTGTCCAGAAGATTCGCATTCCGCAGCGTCTGATCTGTTAGCCTTTGAAATTGTATATCCTGAGCTCTTCAGCTCTTAACTGTTTGCAGTCTATATGGAAACGTGGGTATCCTGCTTAGCTTGGAAAAGAGTAAGATCAGAGACCAAATTCTGATATCACCTGAGTGGGTGGACCCCAAGTTGTAAGAGCTGCACAAATAAAATTGAAAGTGAGCTGTAATTCAGTAATCCATTAGTTAGCTACAATTTTTGAGTATCATTCTAAAACCTGAAAGACATTTAAGTCAAAATCGTTAAATTCAGACCACTACCTTGCCTCCTGACCTTTAGGGGAGACTGGTTCCAGGCAATAGCTTCTGATCTCTCATTAAATGAACTTGTGGGATAGATGTCCCTAACTGTCAGAGGAGGGGCTCTGCCAGCCTCCTTGGgcatttgctgtttttgttttctgtgtctttaatcAACTTAGCTAATCAAGTGACTTAAGAGTGTGATGGTAAGAAAAACCGAAGTGTCTGAGATGGGGGAATATGCTCTTCCTAGGATGTTATATGCTTAAAATATGAGGAACTTTTAGCTTTACTCTTTTAGGATTACAAAACTCAAGTATAGGGGCTTGGGTTTACTGTCATGTATTTCAAAAATAATGTTGGTAAAGAACAACATATTAGGGAGAGCTATTTCAGGAACTTTTTCCATCATTTTCTAAAATTTCCAAACGGTGGTCAGGCTCCAGTCTTGAAGTAGAGAAAGCACATCGTGACAGCATATATCTTACCCTATTCAAACCAGTGGATGTGCTTGCAGTTGGGTTTTCTTTCACTAGTGTTGGTTAAGGACACAAACTCCAGTAGAGGACTGGTGATCTGAGAAACAACTGGCAGGTGTTTAGCCCCTTCCCAGATGCCTTCCCAGGTGATAAATGACAGCTTTTATTGCAGCCAAATCTTTTAATAGAGTTAAGTGATGAACTTTCTATTTCTACATAAACTTACTAGCTAGTATATGTCTTCAGAGAGCTCCATTCCTGTCATTGCTTAGCTGTCCCTTCCTCAATCACTAGTTCTCTTCTTTTAGAGGGGGAGAGACTTGCTCCTTTTTTTGTCCTGAGTAACAGGCAGTAGATAATTGTGTTAGTCATATACAGAGTTTGTATGTTGATGCAGTCTAAGAGTCTGTTAAACACTTAGTcttgaatttaattttttgaCATGTTATTTAGACTTGGTTTCTGTATTGACAGTCAAAATGCAAAGAGGTTTCATCAGCTAATACGTGCCTCATGAACTAGGGTACTGTATACTTTAGTCAGCTGTTTGAAAGTATGATTGCTGTCAGCAGTGTAGATGCAAAAACATTTTGATCAGCTGCAGTTTTCATCGTTTTGTACCCAGAGCTCTTGAGAGTCTCTGCAGGTCTGCTGTAGAGAACAAGAGAACAGTGCACAGGCTCCTGGACTGTCTCTTCTGCTCTCCTGTCCGGAGCATGTTGAATGGTTAAGGTCACTGTGGAGGCTCAAATTCTCAAGTGTAAATGTTTGGTTTTAGGCCCATGAAGCGTCCCATCACCAACAGCAGGCAGCGCAGAACAGCTTGCTGCCCCTCCTGAGTTCTGCTGTGGAGCCCCCTGATCAGAAACCGTTGCTTCCAATACCAATTACTCAGAAACCCCAGGCTGCACCAGAGACATTAAAGGATGCCATtgggattaaaaaagaaaaacccaaaacttCGTTTGTGTGCACTTACTGCAGTAAAGCATTCAGGGACAGCTATCACCTGAGGCGCCATCAGTCCTGCCACACAGGGATCAAGCTGGTGTCTCGGGCAAAGAAAACCCCCACCACGGTGGTTCCCCTTATCTCCACCATTGCTGGGGACAGCAGCCGAACTTCGCTGGTTTCAACTATTGCAGGCATCTTGTCAACAGTCACTACATCGTCCTCGGGCACCAACCCCAGCAGCAGTGCCAGTACCACAGCAATGCCTGTGCCCCAATCTGTCAAGAAGCCTAGTAAGCCTGTCAAGAAGAACCATGCCTGTGAGATGTGTGGGAAGGCCTTCCGGGATGTGTACCACCTCAATCGACACAAGCTTTCCCATTCGGACGAAAAGCCTTTTGAGTGTCCCATTTGTAACCAGCGCTTCAAGAGGAAGGACCGGATGACTTACCACGTGAGGTCTCATGAGGGAGGCATCACCAAACCATATACTTGCAGTGTTTGTGGGAAAGGCTTCTCCAGGTACTgcactttgctttgcttttcattAGGGTATTAGTTAGCATCAGTTTGTGTCTGTGGTGGAGGCTTATGTGAGAAGGTGCATGAGCAGGGCTGCATATTGGAGGAGGTCGCTGATGAGTATTGTGTGTTTAGGTCTAACGCTGGGATGGTGTGATTGACAGGTGGAGACACAGCAGTTCACCTGTTCTGTCTTTAAGGAGGGCCTTTGATAGCTCCAGGCCTTCATTTGGCACATGGATTCTCCTAACTGCAAATACCCCACACTGTCTACGTCCACTGGCGAGCAGATGGAAGAATCACTGTGCGGTCAAAGAAACTTTCCTGTTAGTTGGGGTGACCTTGAAtatccttttctttctgcttACGTGTGTGCCtgcagtccagaagagggcactacaTCGCattacagacggctgtgagccaccatgtggttgctgggaattgaactcagggcctctggaagagcagtcagtgatcttaaccaccgagccatctctc comes from the Rattus norvegicus strain BN/NHsdMcwi chromosome 10, GRCr8, whole genome shotgun sequence genome and includes:
- the Vezf1 gene encoding vascular endothelial zinc finger 1 isoform X2, which translates into the protein MEANWTAFLFQAHEASHHQQQAAQNSLLPLLSSAVEPPDQKPLLPIPITQKPQAAPETLKDAIGIKKEKPKTSFVCTYCSKAFRDSYHLRRHQSCHTGIKLVSRAKKTPTTVVPLISTIAGDSSRTSLVSTIAGILSTVTTSSSGTNPSSSASTTAMPVPQSVKKPSKPVKKNHACEMCGKAFRDVYHLNRHKLSHSDEKPFECPICNQRFKRKDRMTYHVRSHEGGITKPYTCSVCGKGFSRPDHLSCHVKHVHSTERPFKCQFSSLMQTCTAAFATKDRLRTHMVRHEGKVSCNICGKLLSAAYITSHLKTHGQSQSINCNTCKQGISKTCMSEETSNQKQQQQQQQQQQQQQQQQQHVTSWPGKQVETLRLWEEAVKARKKVPKV
- the Vezf1 gene encoding vascular endothelial zinc finger 1 isoform X3, which translates into the protein MEANWTAFLFQAHEASHHQQQAAQNSLLPLLSSAVEPPDQKPLLPIPITQKPQAAPETLKDAIGIKKEKPKTSFVCTYCSKAFRDSYHLRRHQSCHTGIKLVSRAKKTPTTVVPLISTIAGDSSRTSLVSTIAGILSTVTTSSSGTNPSSSASTTAMPVPQSVKKPSKPVKKNHACEMCGKAFRDVYHLNRHKLSHSDEKPFECPICNQRFKRKDRMTYHVRSHEGGITKPYTCSVCGKGFSRPDHLSCHVKHVHSTERPFKCQTCTAAFATKDRLRTHMVRHEGKVSCNICGKLLSAAYITSHLKTHGQSQSINCNTCKQGISKTCMSEETSNQKQQQQQQQQQQQQQQQQQHVTSWPGKQVETLRLWEEAVKARKKVPKV